Proteins from a genomic interval of Drosophila melanogaster chromosome 2R:
- the PpY-55A gene encoding protein phosphatase Y at 55A, isoform B, with protein MAVLTTHEIDCIIKELTSLNGSECTLKEELIERLIQQTREVIKWQPMLLELQAPVNICGDIHGQFTDLLRIFKACGFPPKANYLFLGDYVDRGKQSLETICLLFAYKVKYPLNFFLLRGNHESASINKIYGFYDEIKRRHTVRLWHSFTDCFNWLPVAALVGERIFCCHGGLSPSLRNLQQINHIQRPTDIPDEGIMCDLLWADLNHTTKGWGHNDRGVSFTFDKVIVRDFLKAFDLQLMVRAHEVVEDGYEFFANRQLVTVFSAPNYCGMMNNAGGVMSVSTDLICSFVIILPCHKYKMIATDANQMPTNEEE; from the coding sequence ATGGCCGTCTTAACTACTCACGAAATAGATTGCATTATAAAGGAGCTCACATCCCTGAATGGAAGTGAGTGCACATTAAAGGAGGAACTAATCGAGAGACTCATTCAACAGACTCGTGAAGTGATCAAATGGCAACCGATGCTGCTCGAACTTCAGGCTCCGGTCAATATATGCGGCGATATTCATGGCCAGTTTACAGATCTCTTGAGGATTTTCAAGGCATGCGGCTTTCCACCCAAAGCCAACTATTTATTTCTCGGTGACTATGTGGACCGGGGCAAGCAATCGCTGGAAACAATTTGCCTGCTATTTGCTTACAAAGTTAAATATCCGCTAAATTTCTTTTTGCTTCGCGGCAATCACGAGAGCGCcagtataaataaaatttacgGATTTTATGACGAGATCAAACGTAGACACACTGTTCGTCTGTGGCACAGTTTCACCGATTGCTTCAACTGGCTTCCGGTGGCCGCATTGGTGGGCGAGCGCATCTTCTGCTGCCACGGAGGACTGAGTCCATCGCTCCGGAATTTGCAACAGATCAATCATATTCAGCGACCCACTGATATTCCGGATGAGGGTATCATGTGCGATCTCCTTTGGGCGGATCTAAATCACACCACCAAAGGCTGGGGTCACAACGATCGCGGTGTGAGCTTCACCTTCGATAAGGTCATAGTTCGGGATTTTCTTAAAGCCTTCGACTTGCAACTTATGGTTCGCGCCCATGAGGTTGTGGAGGATGGATACGAGTTCTTTGCCAACCGACAGCTGGTCACCGTATTCTCGGCCCCCAACTATTGCGGTATGATGAACAATGCCGGCGGAGTGATGAGTGTTAGCACAGACTTGATCTGCTCCTTCGTCATTATTCTACCGTGTcacaaatacaaaatgattGCGACTGATGCCAACCAAATGCCGACTAACGAAGAGGAgtga